The following are encoded together in the Streptomyces sp. NBC_00358 genome:
- a CDS encoding ABC transporter permease/substrate binding protein, whose protein sequence is MPRIPFGDWVNSAVDWLLNHMAWLFDFLKTVFSGTYDGIDAVLQAPQPLLLAGIFAVVAFWLRGTSAGVLTFVGFAFIDSLELWEDAMVTLSLVLVATLIALVVSVPVGIWAARSDRVSGIVRPVLDFMQTLPAMIYLIPAILFFGTGAPAGIVATLIFALAPGVRMTELGIRQVDKELVEAADAFGTTPRDTLLRIQLPLALPTVMAGVNQVIMLGLSMAAIAGMVGTGGLGGDVNEAIGQLNVGLGSEAGVAIVILAIYLDRMTGALGTQVSPLGRRAAAKARAAQGPRIWSYRPRPVVAMAGVVVLALVAGGMGVLGGAGSTSTAADGENVGQGKKVTIGYIPWDEGVASTFLWKEILEERGYQVDVKQFDAGPLYTSLAQGDVDFETDSWLPTTHAQYWKKYGRQLDDLGSWYGRTSLELSVPAYMKDIDSLEDLKGRAGTFGGRITGIESSAGMMGLLKSKVLKEYGLDKEYKVVDSSTPAMLAELKRAYAAKKPIVATLWSPHWAYSDYRLKKLKDPKGAWGKGDGVHTLSRKGFAQDNPVVGTWLKNFRMTEKQLTGLEAEINKVGKGKQQDAVRAWLKKNPGVVDKLAPVKSASAATPAEAKRPLDVAWFPWDEDVAVTYLWKNVLARRGYTIDLKQMDVGPVYTGLASGDLDLNFDAWLPYAQSNYWDQHKKDLNDLGTWYKPTSLEVAVPSYVKDVKSLADLKGKSKTFGGKIIGIEPGTGEMNLLKKKVLPGYALDKEYKVVDGSTPAMLAELKRAYAKKEPVAVVLWSPHWAYSAYRLTKLADDRKLFGEGNTIRTISSKKFPGQYPKLTEWIRNFRMSEAELGGLESEIKQRGQGHEEDAVAAWLKEHPYMVRRMTPQ, encoded by the coding sequence GTGCCTAGGATCCCCTTCGGCGACTGGGTCAACAGCGCGGTCGACTGGCTGCTGAACCACATGGCGTGGCTCTTCGACTTCCTCAAGACCGTGTTCTCGGGCACCTACGACGGCATCGACGCCGTCCTCCAGGCGCCCCAGCCCCTCCTCCTCGCAGGCATCTTCGCCGTCGTCGCCTTCTGGCTGCGCGGCACCTCGGCCGGTGTCCTCACCTTCGTGGGCTTCGCCTTCATCGACTCCCTCGAACTGTGGGAGGACGCGATGGTGACCCTCTCGCTGGTCCTCGTCGCGACGCTCATCGCGCTCGTCGTGTCGGTACCCGTGGGCATCTGGGCGGCCCGCTCCGACCGGGTCAGCGGCATCGTCCGGCCGGTCCTCGACTTCATGCAGACGCTGCCCGCGATGATCTACCTCATCCCGGCGATCCTGTTCTTCGGCACCGGTGCCCCCGCCGGCATCGTCGCCACCCTGATCTTCGCGCTGGCCCCCGGTGTCCGCATGACCGAGCTGGGTATCCGGCAGGTCGACAAGGAACTGGTCGAGGCCGCCGACGCGTTCGGCACCACCCCGCGCGACACGCTGCTGCGTATCCAGCTCCCGCTGGCGCTGCCCACCGTCATGGCGGGCGTCAACCAGGTCATCATGCTGGGCCTGTCCATGGCCGCCATCGCGGGCATGGTCGGCACCGGCGGTCTCGGCGGTGACGTCAACGAGGCCATCGGGCAGCTGAACGTCGGCCTCGGTTCCGAGGCGGGCGTCGCCATCGTCATCCTCGCGATCTACCTGGACCGCATGACCGGCGCGCTGGGCACCCAGGTCTCCCCGCTCGGCCGCCGTGCCGCCGCCAAGGCGCGCGCCGCGCAGGGTCCGAGGATCTGGTCGTACCGCCCCCGGCCCGTCGTGGCCATGGCGGGTGTCGTCGTACTCGCCCTGGTCGCGGGCGGCATGGGCGTCCTCGGCGGTGCGGGTTCGACCTCCACCGCGGCCGACGGCGAGAACGTCGGCCAGGGCAAGAAGGTCACCATCGGCTACATCCCCTGGGACGAGGGCGTCGCCTCCACCTTCCTCTGGAAGGAGATCCTGGAGGAGCGCGGCTACCAGGTCGACGTCAAGCAGTTCGACGCCGGCCCCCTCTACACCTCGCTCGCCCAGGGCGACGTCGACTTCGAGACCGACTCCTGGCTGCCGACCACGCACGCCCAGTACTGGAAGAAGTACGGCAGGCAGCTCGACGACCTGGGCTCCTGGTACGGCCGCACCTCGCTCGAACTGTCCGTGCCCGCCTACATGAAGGACATCGACTCCCTGGAGGACCTCAAGGGCAGGGCCGGCACCTTCGGCGGCAGGATCACCGGCATCGAGTCCAGCGCCGGGATGATGGGCCTGCTCAAGAGCAAGGTGCTCAAGGAGTACGGGCTCGACAAGGAGTACAAGGTCGTCGACAGCTCCACGCCCGCGATGCTGGCCGAGCTGAAGCGCGCGTACGCCGCGAAGAAGCCGATCGTCGCCACGCTCTGGTCGCCGCACTGGGCCTACAGCGACTACAGGCTGAAGAAGCTCAAGGACCCGAAGGGCGCCTGGGGCAAGGGCGACGGGGTGCACACGCTGTCCCGCAAGGGCTTCGCGCAGGACAACCCGGTCGTCGGCACGTGGCTGAAGAACTTCAGGATGACCGAGAAGCAGCTCACCGGCCTCGAAGCCGAGATCAACAAGGTCGGCAAGGGCAAGCAGCAGGACGCGGTGCGCGCCTGGCTGAAGAAGAACCCCGGAGTCGTGGACAAGCTGGCCCCGGTCAAGAGCGCTTCCGCCGCCACCCCGGCCGAGGCGAAGCGCCCGCTGGACGTCGCCTGGTTCCCCTGGGACGAGGACGTCGCCGTCACCTACCTCTGGAAGAACGTGCTGGCCCGGCGCGGCTACACGATCGACCTCAAGCAGATGGACGTCGGCCCGGTCTACACCGGCCTGGCCTCCGGCGATCTCGACCTCAACTTCGACGCCTGGCTGCCGTACGCCCAGTCCAACTACTGGGACCAGCACAAGAAGGACCTGAACGACCTCGGCACCTGGTACAAGCCGACCTCCCTGGAGGTCGCGGTCCCCTCGTACGTGAAGGACGTCAAGTCGCTCGCCGACCTCAAGGGCAAGTCGAAGACCTTCGGCGGGAAGATCATCGGTATCGAGCCGGGCACCGGTGAGATGAACCTCCTGAAGAAGAAGGTCCTTCCGGGCTACGCACTGGACAAGGAGTACAAGGTCGTCGACGGCTCGACGCCGGCGATGCTGGCCGAACTGAAGCGCGCGTACGCCAAGAAGGAGCCGGTCGCGGTCGTGCTGTGGTCGCCGCACTGGGCCTACAGCGCGTACAGGCTCACCAAACTCGCCGACGACAGGAAGCTGTTCGGCGAGGGCAACACGATCCGTACGATCTCCAGCAAGAAGTTCCCGGGCCAGTACCCGAAGCTCACGGAGTGGATCAGGAACTTCAGGATGAGCGAGGCCGAACTCGGCGGCCTGGAGAGCGAGATCAAGCAGCGCGGGCAGGGGCACGAGGAGGACGCCGTGGCCGCGTGGCTCAAGGAGCACCCGTACATGGTGCGGAGGATGACACCGCAGTAG
- a CDS encoding helix-turn-helix domain-containing protein translates to MGDHKEQPLRVGAAVRRRRRALRLTLAVVAERSGLSVPFLSQVENERARPSRSSLERVADALGTTAVELLAAADPACSVDVVRADAGAEFTPEAHARPLVRGHHQLHAVEFTGDHEEGRELQHRNDKLMYVADGAVEVEAEGRAHRLGRGDTLYLTGGVRHRWRATVPDTRVIVVEVADHIDAVEDRHNSGRR, encoded by the coding sequence ATGGGCGACCACAAAGAACAGCCCCTTCGGGTGGGTGCGGCCGTACGGCGACGACGTCGGGCACTGCGGCTCACCCTCGCCGTCGTGGCCGAGCGCAGCGGCCTGTCGGTGCCCTTTCTCAGCCAGGTGGAGAACGAGCGGGCGCGGCCCAGCAGAAGTTCCCTGGAACGAGTCGCCGACGCTCTCGGCACCACCGCCGTCGAACTGCTCGCCGCCGCCGACCCGGCGTGCAGTGTCGATGTCGTACGCGCGGACGCGGGCGCCGAGTTCACCCCCGAGGCCCACGCGCGCCCGCTGGTGCGCGGCCACCACCAGTTGCACGCCGTCGAGTTCACCGGCGACCACGAAGAGGGACGCGAACTCCAGCACCGCAACGACAAGTTGATGTACGTCGCCGACGGTGCCGTCGAGGTCGAGGCGGAGGGGCGGGCCCATCGGCTCGGGCGCGGCGACACGCTCTATCTGACGGGCGGGGTCCGGCACCGCTGGCGCGCCACCGTGCCGGACACCCGGGTGATCGTCGTCGAGGTCGCCGATCACATCGACGCGGTGGAGGACCGGCACAACTCCGGCAGGCGCTGA
- a CDS encoding helical backbone metal receptor: protein MRVVSLVPSLTEAVAESVPAVLVGATDWCSRPADLDVVRIGGTKNPDVDAVVRLAPDLVVANEEENREPDLAALREAGIEVLVTEVRDVPGAFRELDRVLGACGVRGRPRWLDAAEAAWAEPPAPTRRMTAIVPVWRRPWMVLGRDTFAGDVLARLGVDNVHARHEDRYPRIALAELTAAAPDLVVLPDEPYRFTADDGPEAFPGVPCALVDGRLLTWYGPSLAEAPARLGEALRAARPRR from the coding sequence GTGCGGGTGGTGTCCCTCGTGCCCTCGCTCACGGAGGCGGTGGCCGAGTCCGTACCCGCCGTCCTGGTCGGTGCGACCGACTGGTGCAGCCGTCCCGCGGACCTCGACGTCGTCCGGATCGGGGGCACCAAGAACCCCGACGTCGACGCCGTCGTACGGCTCGCGCCGGACCTCGTCGTCGCCAACGAGGAGGAGAACCGGGAGCCCGATCTGGCCGCTCTGCGGGAGGCGGGGATCGAGGTACTGGTCACCGAGGTGCGGGACGTGCCCGGGGCCTTCCGTGAACTGGACCGGGTGCTCGGCGCGTGCGGCGTGCGCGGCCGGCCGCGCTGGCTGGACGCGGCGGAGGCCGCCTGGGCGGAGCCGCCCGCACCCACCCGCCGGATGACCGCGATCGTCCCCGTCTGGCGGCGGCCCTGGATGGTGCTGGGCCGGGACACCTTCGCCGGAGACGTCCTCGCCAGACTCGGCGTCGACAACGTCCACGCCCGCCACGAGGACCGCTACCCCCGCATCGCGCTCGCCGAGCTGACCGCGGCGGCCCCGGACCTCGTGGTGCTGCCCGACGAGCCGTACCGCTTCACCGCCGACGACGGTCCCGAGGCCTTCCCCGGAGTGCCGTGCGCCCTCGTCGACGGACGCCTGCTGACCTGGTACGGACCGTCACTGGCCGAGGCCCCGGCACGGCTCGGCGAGGCGCTGCGAGCGGCTCGTCCACGGAGGTAG
- a CDS encoding choline/carnitine O-acyltransferase, with protein sequence MKTSQDASGNATFAQEDSLPRVPLPTLDASCERFLAWCTPLLTADERSATEAEVAAFLRPGGPGRVLHAALEEYDSTEGVHSWLDTFWPYRYLGRRDRIALNANFFFLFKDSGQAQVERTAGLVAGALNHKRQLDQGLIPPVVQRGAPQSMVQNKFLFSSTRIPGARQDTVRAPYTEEWPGPSEARHVVVFFRGGMFRLDVLGPDGVPHSLDDIEAGLRAVMKADPAGADTSVGHLTTMARAEWATARESLLACHPRNADALDTVETALFCVALEDFAPADVQDACDQLLYGDRGNRWFDKAVSFVVFADGRAGINVEHCELDGTTILSFTDALLDTPAEEQSRQSGARSQGIPVLEPIVFELDDALRERARSAAESFAEYGENTATSTLSFADFGSSAAKALGVSPDAFVQAAYQLAHQRAKGLLGATYESIATRQYRHGRTEAMRVVTPEMVAFVAAMEDPAADADARRAAFRAATQAHVARAKACQAGQVPEQHLWELELIQRRRGAELGVTEQPALYRSPGWLTMRDDYLSTSSAPSVNIQYFGFGSTSSQCIGVAYVLLPERFNLYLSTPSAVAGQMRTFADRLREAMDELRELLAPDRPAA encoded by the coding sequence CGCCGACGAGCGGTCGGCGACCGAGGCGGAGGTCGCCGCCTTCCTCCGGCCCGGTGGCCCCGGCCGGGTGCTGCACGCCGCGCTGGAGGAGTACGACTCCACGGAGGGCGTGCACAGCTGGCTCGACACCTTCTGGCCGTACCGGTACCTGGGCCGCCGGGACCGGATCGCCCTCAACGCCAACTTCTTCTTCCTGTTCAAGGACTCCGGCCAGGCACAGGTGGAGCGGACGGCCGGGCTCGTCGCCGGGGCCCTCAACCACAAGCGGCAGCTCGATCAGGGGCTGATCCCACCGGTGGTGCAGCGCGGAGCACCCCAGTCGATGGTGCAGAACAAGTTCCTGTTCTCCAGCACGCGTATCCCCGGTGCGCGGCAGGACACCGTCCGCGCCCCCTACACCGAGGAGTGGCCCGGCCCGTCCGAGGCCCGGCACGTGGTGGTGTTCTTCCGGGGCGGCATGTTCCGGCTGGACGTGCTGGGGCCGGACGGTGTCCCGCACAGCCTGGACGACATCGAGGCGGGGCTGCGCGCCGTGATGAAGGCCGACCCGGCCGGCGCGGACACCTCGGTGGGCCACCTCACCACCATGGCCCGCGCCGAGTGGGCAACGGCCCGGGAGTCCCTTCTCGCCTGCCACCCCCGCAACGCCGACGCCCTCGACACGGTCGAGACCGCCCTGTTCTGCGTCGCTCTGGAGGACTTCGCCCCCGCGGACGTCCAGGACGCCTGCGACCAGTTGCTGTACGGCGACCGAGGCAACCGCTGGTTCGACAAGGCCGTGTCCTTCGTCGTCTTCGCCGACGGACGGGCGGGCATCAACGTCGAGCACTGCGAGTTGGACGGGACCACGATCCTCAGCTTCACCGACGCCCTGCTCGACACCCCCGCCGAGGAGCAGTCCCGGCAGTCCGGAGCCCGCTCCCAGGGGATCCCGGTGCTGGAGCCGATCGTGTTCGAACTGGACGACGCGCTGCGGGAGCGGGCGCGCTCCGCGGCCGAGTCGTTCGCGGAGTACGGGGAGAACACCGCGACCAGCACGTTGTCGTTCGCGGACTTCGGCAGCAGCGCGGCCAAGGCGCTGGGCGTCTCGCCCGACGCGTTCGTCCAGGCCGCCTACCAGCTCGCCCACCAGCGCGCCAAGGGGCTCCTGGGCGCCACGTACGAGTCGATCGCCACCCGGCAGTACCGGCACGGGCGGACCGAGGCCATGCGCGTCGTCACCCCCGAGATGGTGGCTTTCGTGGCGGCGATGGAGGACCCGGCGGCGGACGCGGACGCCCGGCGCGCCGCGTTCCGGGCGGCCACCCAGGCCCATGTGGCGCGCGCGAAGGCGTGCCAGGCCGGTCAGGTGCCGGAGCAGCACCTGTGGGAGCTGGAGCTGATCCAGCGGCGGCGCGGAGCCGAGCTCGGGGTGACCGAGCAGCCCGCGCTGTACCGGTCCCCGGGCTGGCTGACCATGCGGGACGACTACCTGAGCACGAGCTCCGCACCGTCCGTCAACATCCAGTACTTCGGCTTCGGGTCGACCAGCAGCCAGTGCATCGGTGTCGCCTACGTGCTGCTTCCCGAGCGGTTCAACCTCTACCTGAGTACGCCGTCGGCCGTCGCCGGGCAGATGCGGACGTTCGCCGACCGGCTTCGCGAGGCGATGGACGAACTCCGGGAGCTGCTGGCGCCCGACCGGCCTGCGGCCTGA